In a single window of the Panthera leo isolate Ple1 chromosome A1, P.leo_Ple1_pat1.1, whole genome shotgun sequence genome:
- the LOC122201743 gene encoding serine protease inhibitor Kazal-type 9-like has protein sequence MKATAFALLLALALTSIFNVECATRPQQVDCSKYEKFPRREEGFCYEIYAPICGSDGKTYANDCFFCSEVRKTNNKLKFVHFGKC, from the exons ATGAAAGCAACAGCCTTTGCcctgctcttggctttggctttgaCATCCATCTTCA aTGTAGAATGTGCCACACGCCCTCAACAG GTTGACTGCAGTAAATATGAGAAGTTCCCACGGAGAGAAGAGGGATTTTGTTATGAAATATATGCACCAATTTGTGGATCTGACGGCAAAACTTATGCCAATGATTGCTTCTTTTGTTCTGAAGTTCG GAAAACTAACAACAAACTgaaatttgtacattttggaAAGTGTTGA